A portion of the Hemiscyllium ocellatum isolate sHemOce1 chromosome 42, sHemOce1.pat.X.cur, whole genome shotgun sequence genome contains these proteins:
- the LOC132834819 gene encoding uncharacterized protein LOC132834819 isoform X1 gives MTKDEMESNSLTFNVKPDNSTVFTCTVLNSTGGTSSICPSWNTLTGPGCEDYHLNLVVKLNESDEIFSTDESPSSLTAPKGHNVTLPCQFELDNALPFTLLWITSGNINKCLSSVHIEQYEFHFNTRCCVDGKSAQRIFNHSSSNPTGKIQFHNLTIQSVEVMDTGRYLCVIHGVTKEKPIWKIAANISLTVTGSSVESTQSPTSTSGISQGTSDGTPTNRKRPCAICSKMRISILVLYMVALSCIHGVTYRMRRVRSSNEVVQLWLESVTIGDGIEEFSSEIQVEFLFPGKPKEHRFRVTVQIG, from the exons ATGACCAAAGATGAAATGGAATCTAATTCACTGACATTCAATGTGAAGCCAGATAACTCAACAGTATTTACCTGCACTGTTCTGAATTCCACAGGAGGAACCTCATCGATCTGTCCATCCTGGAACACACTCACAGGACCTGGATGTGAAGACTACCACCTGAACTTGGTGGTAAAGCTGAATG AATCTGATGAAATATTTTCTACTGACGAAAGCCCCTCATCATTGACAGCGCCAAAGGGACACAATGTGACTTTACCCTGCCAATTTGAACTTGACAACGCTTTGCCCTTCACTCTGCTTTGGATCACATCTGGAAATATTAACAAGTGTCTGTCCTCTGTTCACATTGAGCAATATGAATTTCATTTTAACACCCGCTGCTGTGTGGATGGCAAGTCAGCACAAAGAATCTTTAACCACAGCTCATCTAATCCTACTGGTAAAATACAGTTCCACAACCTTACCATTCAGTCAGTGGAGGTGATGGACACGGGCAGGTATCTCTGTGTTATACACGGTGTGACGAAAGAGAAACCTATCTGGAAGATTGCAGCAAACatctccctcactgtgacagggTCGAGTGTGGAATCTACTCAGAGCCCCACCTCAACATCTGGAATATCCCAGGGGACCAGTGATGGAACTCCCACAAACAGGAAAC GTCCTTGTGCCATTTGCAGTAAGATGCGGATTTCTATCCTGGTTTTATACATGGTCGCACTAAGTTGCATTCACGGAGTGACTTACAGAATGAGAAGGGTAAGAAGCTCCAATGAAG TTGTGCAGCTGTGGTTGGAGTCAGTGACAATTGGAGATGGGATTGAAGAGTTTTCCAGTGAGATCCAGGTAGAGTTTCTTTTTCCAGGAAAACCAAAGGAGCACAGATTCAGGGTAACTGTACAGATTGGCTAG
- the LOC132834819 gene encoding uncharacterized protein LOC132834819 isoform X2 → MTKDEMESNSLTFNVKPDNSTVFTCTVLNSTGGTSSICPSWNTLTGPGCEDYHLNLVVKLNESDEIFSTDESPSSLTAPKGHNVTLPCQFELDNALPFTLLWITSGNINKCLSSVHIEQYEFHFNTRCCVDGKSAQRIFNHSSSNPTGKIQFHNLTIQSVEVMDTGRYLCVIHGVTKEKPIWKIAANISLTVTGSSVESTQSPTSTSGISQGTSDGTPTNRKRPCAICSKMRISILVLYMVALSCIHGVTYRMRRVRSSNEDGDNHDIQEVRCYKTVDARTARLPADKSFT, encoded by the exons ATGACCAAAGATGAAATGGAATCTAATTCACTGACATTCAATGTGAAGCCAGATAACTCAACAGTATTTACCTGCACTGTTCTGAATTCCACAGGAGGAACCTCATCGATCTGTCCATCCTGGAACACACTCACAGGACCTGGATGTGAAGACTACCACCTGAACTTGGTGGTAAAGCTGAATG AATCTGATGAAATATTTTCTACTGACGAAAGCCCCTCATCATTGACAGCGCCAAAGGGACACAATGTGACTTTACCCTGCCAATTTGAACTTGACAACGCTTTGCCCTTCACTCTGCTTTGGATCACATCTGGAAATATTAACAAGTGTCTGTCCTCTGTTCACATTGAGCAATATGAATTTCATTTTAACACCCGCTGCTGTGTGGATGGCAAGTCAGCACAAAGAATCTTTAACCACAGCTCATCTAATCCTACTGGTAAAATACAGTTCCACAACCTTACCATTCAGTCAGTGGAGGTGATGGACACGGGCAGGTATCTCTGTGTTATACACGGTGTGACGAAAGAGAAACCTATCTGGAAGATTGCAGCAAACatctccctcactgtgacagggTCGAGTGTGGAATCTACTCAGAGCCCCACCTCAACATCTGGAATATCCCAGGGGACCAGTGATGGAACTCCCACAAACAGGAAAC GTCCTTGTGCCATTTGCAGTAAGATGCGGATTTCTATCCTGGTTTTATACATGGTCGCACTAAGTTGCATTCACGGAGTGACTTACAGAATGAGAAGGGTAAGAAGCTCCAATGAAG ATGGAGACAACCATGATATTCAGGAAGTGAGAT GTTATAAGACGGTAGACGCTCGAACTGCAAGGCTTCCTGCAGATAAATCTTTCACCTAA
- the LOC132834819 gene encoding uncharacterized protein LOC132834819 isoform X3 produces MTKDEMESNSLTFNVKPDNSTVFTCTVLNSTGGTSSICPSWNTLTGPGCEDYHLNLVVKLNESDEIFSTDESPSSLTAPKGHNVTLPCQFELDNALPFTLLWITSGNINKCLSSVHIEQYEFHFNTRCCVDGKSAQRIFNHSSSNPTGKIQFHNLTIQSVEVMDTGRYLCVIHGVTKEKPIWKIAANISLTVTGSSVESTQSPTSTSGISQGTSDGTPTNRKRPCAICSKMRISILVLYMVALSCIHGVTYRMRRVRSSNEGYKTVDARTARLPADKSFT; encoded by the exons ATGACCAAAGATGAAATGGAATCTAATTCACTGACATTCAATGTGAAGCCAGATAACTCAACAGTATTTACCTGCACTGTTCTGAATTCCACAGGAGGAACCTCATCGATCTGTCCATCCTGGAACACACTCACAGGACCTGGATGTGAAGACTACCACCTGAACTTGGTGGTAAAGCTGAATG AATCTGATGAAATATTTTCTACTGACGAAAGCCCCTCATCATTGACAGCGCCAAAGGGACACAATGTGACTTTACCCTGCCAATTTGAACTTGACAACGCTTTGCCCTTCACTCTGCTTTGGATCACATCTGGAAATATTAACAAGTGTCTGTCCTCTGTTCACATTGAGCAATATGAATTTCATTTTAACACCCGCTGCTGTGTGGATGGCAAGTCAGCACAAAGAATCTTTAACCACAGCTCATCTAATCCTACTGGTAAAATACAGTTCCACAACCTTACCATTCAGTCAGTGGAGGTGATGGACACGGGCAGGTATCTCTGTGTTATACACGGTGTGACGAAAGAGAAACCTATCTGGAAGATTGCAGCAAACatctccctcactgtgacagggTCGAGTGTGGAATCTACTCAGAGCCCCACCTCAACATCTGGAATATCCCAGGGGACCAGTGATGGAACTCCCACAAACAGGAAAC GTCCTTGTGCCATTTGCAGTAAGATGCGGATTTCTATCCTGGTTTTATACATGGTCGCACTAAGTTGCATTCACGGAGTGACTTACAGAATGAGAAGGGTAAGAAGCTCCAATGAAG GTTATAAGACGGTAGACGCTCGAACTGCAAGGCTTCCTGCAGATAAATCTTTCACCTAA
- the LOC132834819 gene encoding uncharacterized protein LOC132834819 isoform X5, which yields MTKDEMESNSLTFNVKPDNSTVFTCTVLNSTGGTSSICPSWNTLTGPGCEDYHLNLVVKLNESDEIFSTDESPSSLTAPKGHNVTLPCQFELDNALPFTLLWITSGNINKCLSSVHIEQYEFHFNTRCCVDGKSAQRIFNHSSSNPTGKIQFHNLTIQSVEVMDTGRYLCVIHGVTKEKPIWKIAANISLTVTGSSVESTQSPTSTSGISQGTSDGTPTNRKRPCAICSKMRISILVLYMVALSCIHGVTYRMRRVIRR from the exons ATGACCAAAGATGAAATGGAATCTAATTCACTGACATTCAATGTGAAGCCAGATAACTCAACAGTATTTACCTGCACTGTTCTGAATTCCACAGGAGGAACCTCATCGATCTGTCCATCCTGGAACACACTCACAGGACCTGGATGTGAAGACTACCACCTGAACTTGGTGGTAAAGCTGAATG AATCTGATGAAATATTTTCTACTGACGAAAGCCCCTCATCATTGACAGCGCCAAAGGGACACAATGTGACTTTACCCTGCCAATTTGAACTTGACAACGCTTTGCCCTTCACTCTGCTTTGGATCACATCTGGAAATATTAACAAGTGTCTGTCCTCTGTTCACATTGAGCAATATGAATTTCATTTTAACACCCGCTGCTGTGTGGATGGCAAGTCAGCACAAAGAATCTTTAACCACAGCTCATCTAATCCTACTGGTAAAATACAGTTCCACAACCTTACCATTCAGTCAGTGGAGGTGATGGACACGGGCAGGTATCTCTGTGTTATACACGGTGTGACGAAAGAGAAACCTATCTGGAAGATTGCAGCAAACatctccctcactgtgacagggTCGAGTGTGGAATCTACTCAGAGCCCCACCTCAACATCTGGAATATCCCAGGGGACCAGTGATGGAACTCCCACAAACAGGAAAC GTCCTTGTGCCATTTGCAGTAAGATGCGGATTTCTATCCTGGTTTTATACATGGTCGCACTAAGTTGCATTCACGGAGTGACTTACAGAATGAGAAGG GTTATAAGACGGTAG
- the LOC132834819 gene encoding uncharacterized protein LOC132834819 isoform X7: MTKDEMESNSLTFNVKPDNSTVFTCTVLNSTGGTSSICPSWNTLTGPGCEDYHLNLVVKLNESDEIFSTDESPSSLTAPKGHNVTLPCQFELDNALPFTLLWITSGNINKCLSSVHIEQYEFHFNTRCCVDGKSAQRIFNHSSSNPTGKIQFHNLTIQSVEVMDTGRYLCVIHGVTKEKPIWKIAANISLTVTGSSVESTQSPTSTSGISQGTSDGTPTNRKRYKTVDARTARLPADKSFT, from the exons ATGACCAAAGATGAAATGGAATCTAATTCACTGACATTCAATGTGAAGCCAGATAACTCAACAGTATTTACCTGCACTGTTCTGAATTCCACAGGAGGAACCTCATCGATCTGTCCATCCTGGAACACACTCACAGGACCTGGATGTGAAGACTACCACCTGAACTTGGTGGTAAAGCTGAATG AATCTGATGAAATATTTTCTACTGACGAAAGCCCCTCATCATTGACAGCGCCAAAGGGACACAATGTGACTTTACCCTGCCAATTTGAACTTGACAACGCTTTGCCCTTCACTCTGCTTTGGATCACATCTGGAAATATTAACAAGTGTCTGTCCTCTGTTCACATTGAGCAATATGAATTTCATTTTAACACCCGCTGCTGTGTGGATGGCAAGTCAGCACAAAGAATCTTTAACCACAGCTCATCTAATCCTACTGGTAAAATACAGTTCCACAACCTTACCATTCAGTCAGTGGAGGTGATGGACACGGGCAGGTATCTCTGTGTTATACACGGTGTGACGAAAGAGAAACCTATCTGGAAGATTGCAGCAAACatctccctcactgtgacagggTCGAGTGTGGAATCTACTCAGAGCCCCACCTCAACATCTGGAATATCCCAGGGGACCAGTGATGGAACTCCCACAAACAGGAAAC GTTATAAGACGGTAGACGCTCGAACTGCAAGGCTTCCTGCAGATAAATCTTTCACCTAA
- the LOC132834819 gene encoding uncharacterized protein LOC132834819 isoform X4 yields the protein MTKDEMESNSLTFNVKPDNSTVFTCTVLNSTGGTSSICPSWNTLTGPGCEDYHLNLVVKLNESDEIFSTDESPSSLTAPKGHNVTLPCQFELDNALPFTLLWITSGNINKCLSSVHIEQYEFHFNTRCCVDGKSAQRIFNHSSSNPTGKIQFHNLTIQSVEVMDTGRYLCVIHGVTKEKPIWKIAANISLTVTGSSVESTQSPTSTSGISQGTSDGTPTNRKRPCAICSKMRISILVLYMVALSCIHGVTYRMRRMETTMIFRK from the exons ATGACCAAAGATGAAATGGAATCTAATTCACTGACATTCAATGTGAAGCCAGATAACTCAACAGTATTTACCTGCACTGTTCTGAATTCCACAGGAGGAACCTCATCGATCTGTCCATCCTGGAACACACTCACAGGACCTGGATGTGAAGACTACCACCTGAACTTGGTGGTAAAGCTGAATG AATCTGATGAAATATTTTCTACTGACGAAAGCCCCTCATCATTGACAGCGCCAAAGGGACACAATGTGACTTTACCCTGCCAATTTGAACTTGACAACGCTTTGCCCTTCACTCTGCTTTGGATCACATCTGGAAATATTAACAAGTGTCTGTCCTCTGTTCACATTGAGCAATATGAATTTCATTTTAACACCCGCTGCTGTGTGGATGGCAAGTCAGCACAAAGAATCTTTAACCACAGCTCATCTAATCCTACTGGTAAAATACAGTTCCACAACCTTACCATTCAGTCAGTGGAGGTGATGGACACGGGCAGGTATCTCTGTGTTATACACGGTGTGACGAAAGAGAAACCTATCTGGAAGATTGCAGCAAACatctccctcactgtgacagggTCGAGTGTGGAATCTACTCAGAGCCCCACCTCAACATCTGGAATATCCCAGGGGACCAGTGATGGAACTCCCACAAACAGGAAAC GTCCTTGTGCCATTTGCAGTAAGATGCGGATTTCTATCCTGGTTTTATACATGGTCGCACTAAGTTGCATTCACGGAGTGACTTACAGAATGAGAAGG ATGGAGACAACCATGATATTCAGGAAGTGA
- the LOC132834819 gene encoding uncharacterized protein LOC132834819 isoform X6, protein MTKDEMESNSLTFNVKPDNSTVFTCTVLNSTGGTSSICPSWNTLTGPGCEDYHLNLVVKLNESDEIFSTDESPSSLTAPKGHNVTLPCQFELDNALPFTLLWITSGNINKCLSSVHIEQYEFHFNTRCCVDGKSAQRIFNHSSSNPTGKIQFHNLTIQSVEVMDTGRYLCVIHGVTKEKPIWKIAANISLTVTGSSVESTQSPTSTSGISQGTSDGTPTNRKHGDNHDIQEVRCYKTVDARTARLPADKSFT, encoded by the exons ATGACCAAAGATGAAATGGAATCTAATTCACTGACATTCAATGTGAAGCCAGATAACTCAACAGTATTTACCTGCACTGTTCTGAATTCCACAGGAGGAACCTCATCGATCTGTCCATCCTGGAACACACTCACAGGACCTGGATGTGAAGACTACCACCTGAACTTGGTGGTAAAGCTGAATG AATCTGATGAAATATTTTCTACTGACGAAAGCCCCTCATCATTGACAGCGCCAAAGGGACACAATGTGACTTTACCCTGCCAATTTGAACTTGACAACGCTTTGCCCTTCACTCTGCTTTGGATCACATCTGGAAATATTAACAAGTGTCTGTCCTCTGTTCACATTGAGCAATATGAATTTCATTTTAACACCCGCTGCTGTGTGGATGGCAAGTCAGCACAAAGAATCTTTAACCACAGCTCATCTAATCCTACTGGTAAAATACAGTTCCACAACCTTACCATTCAGTCAGTGGAGGTGATGGACACGGGCAGGTATCTCTGTGTTATACACGGTGTGACGAAAGAGAAACCTATCTGGAAGATTGCAGCAAACatctccctcactgtgacagggTCGAGTGTGGAATCTACTCAGAGCCCCACCTCAACATCTGGAATATCCCAGGGGACCAGTGATGGAACTCCCACAAACAGGAAAC ATGGAGACAACCATGATATTCAGGAAGTGAGAT GTTATAAGACGGTAGACGCTCGAACTGCAAGGCTTCCTGCAGATAAATCTTTCACCTAA